The following DNA comes from Rosa rugosa chromosome 5, drRosRugo1.1, whole genome shotgun sequence.
tatcgaatcaatgttactgcaggacggatcacaaggtttcatgagctcattggagctatgaatgtcgctgaaaagcatgataacATCATTGTAAAGAACTAtaaatcgagatccgtagaaacagagcatattccggaatccaattatagttgcACCCCTAAGAGAGGACGccaagagtgaaaccctaatctcagggatacttctggacgttctggtccatataatcgctctacttgggaaggtaaccgccaaaataggcgaacacggaaccgaagaggtcaacgtggaaagagagagggaggcgccaccaacactaagagccatctaaatgacgctttcaaagcgcctcaatcaatagaGTCTGAGCagagagatgtatgttctcaatgtgaagtattcggtcattgggcacacatttgtagagctcgtgaagaaattgtcaccgcatacaaagcatattgtgaagcaaaaaAAGCTcgctatgtggaacaagaagatcaagaagttgatctagagtgaagggttaaaaactacaaatctggctgggatcaatagatcgccaattttgtttaagtctttatttttccaagagatgtaatgagcaattgccatatatttttgtagtagatgaaAATGGTTCAGTCtctcttcaaagtaggctcacccaaagtaagtgtgatgtctaggaaggttctgagattagtggtacttaagcaagccttgctccaccgacatctctctactcacctgatcacatttattttggaattgccgaaagaagttagacgactaccattgttttgcattagctagcattttggattagattttctttggtcaaagagacaatgatgtaactccgttgacttatgaataaaatttcgagttcttctcatgatgactccattttgattatgagcatattacttttgtgactacgatggttgggtcatcaatattaattcaaggacatggaatagtccaagttccccttgccaaaaggcaccttgattactgtcgcaaaactctctacgctcttagggaaaatcgcacctatgagtAGCCAACGGATTTCATGCGAAAAAGCATGTAGAGaatggaaatgagttcctttgcaatacctctaatgattgcgaacaaaggtgcatcttagagaagtttatgtgtctctctagtagactctatgtcactattcgagctattaaatccaatgaagctatgagagaagatctcatggatttagacacatattggctttgtcacgacaggataggtcatcctggtcatgatatgatgatccgtctactaaagacttcacatggacatcttttgtctcgagcgaaatgaagcatgaatcaaaggttgattcttggactaagtgtgactgccgccgctgcctctggcaccgccaccgtccaccaccagcctagggctggtgCAGTCCATATCtatgacaccatggatggcgtccatcatggtgatggcgccccaggtgatgctgcaatcaccaacttgcttcaaatagcgtttcagtcgctcaggcccaaccaaaatcctcattggttgcttctaaagcctctcgctcgttttacaaagtcCGTTACTTAGGGAAATttggactgagaccgtcctattcaaaggatatgaaaatacttattctgttcttacatagaatccatggggattctgtagACTTATTCAACCACCTTACatacgtttaaatatctcatgatgattggttgacacgcaaacacgctggtcacgtgttgtgccattgtccacttataatgctgcttatgctacactcctagcaaatatcatatgacaacgggctcactctccggatcatcctattccgtcaattggacttgacgatgctagagagtttacatcgaagactttcgattgttattgcattgggactaatgttggacattatattcccatgaacacacccaattggtctcgcggaaacgactacgatggtagtcaggacattggtaatgagcaccaatctccttatatccgcttggggtgatgcaatatcgcatgcagctatgctaattcgtctacgacccaccgccactcaatgtacctctACGTTACAggtagtgactgggtacaagtatcgtacttacgcatatttgagtgtgtctttatgtgccaattgcgccaccacatggctctataatgggtccttacagacgaatgggcaactatgttggatttgagactccaacaatcgtccgccacttaatacccttgcaaggcgatctccttaccgctagatttgcgggttgtcactttgatgagacagtcttcccgtcgttagggggagataagaacataaatgttcagcaggaacgacaggaattgtcgtggcctgtccccactatgtctcatctcgatccctactaaagtgacgagatcacacatctgctgcaaatatgcctgcaaggatgtacgtccctacgagaggacgtagcgccaccctacacggaggtaggcatggcgccaacgccaaagagagtggcattctggcgttacaggccatggccgcAGCTAAGATGTGTGGGAGGTCCGtgagttcgaatgatactttggcacattccaatcctttgatcatcaagactcaaaatccgtctcatgagaatcttccgggttatggttatcgttgggggacgcctcaacgtcagaacctattcatgagaatatagagctctatgaaaattacactagtgtacatgagacgtgggatagaaactccatcataattgatgatgtagttgcgcattttgttgtgcatgagtttgtttgagtccgatgacatcgaaccacactccgttgatgaatgaatgccaacgtagagagatttggcctaaatggaaagatgcgatccaggttaagttggattctctaacgaagaggaaggttttttgagccagtaatgccaacacctcctaacataaaacttgttgactaatgggtcttcgttagaaagcgtgatgagaaaaagagatggcaatctcgccttatagcgcaaggcttctcacaaaacgccctggaatcgactatgataagatatattctctcgtaatggatgtcattgcactccactaccctgtcagtttggtagtttccgaataactgattatgcagcttacaaatgtggtcactacgtatctctatggggatctagatacggaatatacatgaaagttcatggtgaacttcatttacccaagtcaagtggctctagaccacggagcgcgtttacaataaggttgaaacgctcactaaagtgactacttgattgagaaaggatatgcccgcgcgtttctataacaagtttcggattctatcgcggttcatgttggacatgatcttcattggaaggccttaaagagttaagggaaaccgctgaacacttgaaatccgattttgagatgaaggattttgggagaacatgattatgtctcggtttggaacttgagcatcgtgttgatagatgcttaggcattttgacaaggtcaagccttcaagcacccccatgatcgtccgtagtcttgatcctgaaaatgatcctcttcgttcaaaggatgatgacgaagatgcgctaggggcagaaatgtcctagttaagtacaataggctcattattgtacttagctcaatgcacaataccggacatctcatttgtcatgaacttgttagctagatatagctctgcgcaaatgcgacgccattggattggtgtaaaagatatctttcggtacttgagatgtacgattgatataggcttgttctatccctacagagagatgatagattcggacccatcacacactaagaacgccgccaacactggcctgcttcctctatccccatcccaaaacgacataagtgttttggaaggttttgctgctattgggtatctctctgacccacacaatggtcgttcccaaactggttaagtgttcaccatgggtaaagaccgtgatatcttggaggtctacagaacagaccttggtcgctatatctttgaaccatgcagagattatttctCGTCACGAAATGGTTcgtgaatgtttatggattggatccataattacgcatgttcgaaacaattgtggtttgaagtctaccacagatgagcctacgagcatttaggataatgttgcttgctttgaacaaatgaagcaaaggctacatcaaaagcgacaacaccaagggtaattagcaacaacaaactctcgtcaagatcaaagtgaactaggttcaatctgaggacagtatgacaaacttgctcactaagtcattgcctaaatttcactttcgagaaacatgttagtagtatcgtttgcggaagttatccgaactccaatgaccgtagtcatcagggggagatgcagacatcagggggaggtgtctacatgtatggtctcgaaacgtgaagggtgtgttgtgctctttttccccttcgaccgaggttatttttgtcccactgagtttttgttactcggcaaggtttttagcaaggcaacgagagaagcaccacgtttgggcgacacaagggggagtgttcaagtaaatccttatttgtgtgtctggcccctATTACTCTAAgttacttaacctagtggtaatagagtataattagaaggatctagatattcctattcaatgtatgattacctttccttgtatgattcggattctatgcattgtaatcctctatataaagagtcccctattatcaatgagaatatacagcaattctctctcaaatatcgtttccctaaaacactaaagacattataatttttttattacaatTAAAAATGTACAAAACCGAATTCATGTTCGTAAATCTATATAGATCGCAGGCCTCCTCGTGGCCTTCATTTTGGTCAAGCAGATCAGATTGGAGGTGGAggctgcaattttttttttttaggttgtGAAGTTAGGTAAAATAGTGATTCAAAATGTTAAAATGGGATGTGTATTATGTTGGTTCCAAAAAATTGCTTCATTTGATTGGGCTGTTAGGGTTAGGGCTTCTATTTCGGTGACAAGAACATATTGGGCCGATGGGGTGCTTTAATTTCATTAGTTCCAAATGTTAATAGGAAACCAAATGTTAATAGGAAACCTTCCGCCACAACTCTATAAGAATCGCCTTGCATGTAGCAAAACCTAAACGCTGCGAGAGGCGATGGATTCGAAATCAAAACGTCCAGACGGAGCTAAAGATAGGATCAGCCAATTACCGGACCATATTCTTGTTCATATACTATCCTATATTCCGACGGTCTATTCTGTCCGAACCACGGTTTTGTCTAAAAGATGGAACAACTTATGGACCTTCGTCCCCACCCTAGACTTGGACCAACAAGATTATTCCAAAGAACACGGTCATCGAACTCGGAATAGTTTTGATAAATTTGCCAAGTTTGTTGATGGTGCACTCTCGTTACACAACTCGTCGACAATCAGAAAGTTTCGTCTTCATATTGAACGCCACATTCAGCTTGGAGAGGAAGGTGTTTCTCGCATTCGTGACTGGATATGCACTGCCATGAGGCATGAGGTCTGTGAACTTGATCTTTCTTTTTGCCCTTATCAGTGGAGAGAGAAGATAGAGTTGAACCTGCCTCGAAGAGTTTTCTTGTGCAAAACTCTGGAGGTTTTGAAGCTACATTCAAATTGTATCAACTATCCTCCTACTAAACCCGGTTACTTTCCAAGCCTTAAGTTCGCCAAAGTTACTGCAGAATATGGAGATCATTCCTCAATGGGAGAACTTTTTTGTAACTGCCCTGTACTTGAAGAGTTGTCTATCGATGTCCATCTTATGGAAAAAGATGTCCAAATCTGGATCTCTGCACCTGAATTGAAAACTTTAAGGACTAGATTTCTTGTATATGATGATGAAAGAAAGGCTAAAGGGATTTCTATCAATGCCCCAAAGCTTGAAAACCTTTTTGTCTATGGCTCTGATTTGACAAGGTATGTCTTGCGGAATGCAAAACCCCTCGTCAAAGCCAACATAGAACTCAAAGATTTAGAAGCAAATTTGAGTCCAGAGCTTTTGAACCGTGCAACTGCTTTACTTGCAGGAGTTTCCAGTGTTGAATATTTGTATATATCAGGTCCTAATTATGTGGCATGTTCACTGCCTAATTTCTGTAATTTGAAGCAATTGAAGCTCATTCTTTTTGGCTGCTCTTATTTGGAATATGTAATGGAGTTGCTCAAGCGATCACCTAAGCTTGAAGATCTTGTCTTAGATATTGATGTCCGCTCATGGTATCATGAAGAATATGTCGAAGGATACGAGCCCTTCAAGCCACCAGAGATTGTGCCTATTTGTGTGGTGTCCCACCTTAAGACTGTTTCCATTACTCACATCACGGGACATGATGATCAGTTAGGTGTGGTAAAGTATTTGTTAAAGTATGGTCAAGTTCTGAGGAATATGACTATATTCACCTGTGGTGCTCTTCTTTTCAAGACTCGTCATATCACAGAAGAGAATTTCCAGAGGAAAATTTTGAAGTATCACAAGAGTTCAAACACTTGTGAGGTTGAAGTTAAGTATGAAAATAAAGGGGTAGTTTCATTTGATTGTTCAGACTGTTCAAGTACCATCCTCTATGTAGATcgaagataatttttttttttcaaaaagaaTGATCTTTAGAGTTTGAATTCAGTTTGTTTTAAGTTTTTACTCCATTTTTGGAGTTTGGATTTGTCCTGTTTAGTTGTCGGTGTGACTCGGGGATATAACTCCCATCTGTTCGTCATTGAATTTAGTTTTCCATGCCAGCTCCAATTGAACTCTAATCATATAAGAAGACTTTGTCTAAACTGTTACATATGAATTTGTACTGTAACATATGCATTTGTGCATTTGGGAAGTCTTCAGTAAAGAAGTTGAAATCAAAcagacacacacatacatatacatatgcaatGGGAATATATGGGATTTGAAGGTACATATTGTACTGTCCAGAAACTTTCATATAAACTGTCCCATTGTATTTTTATA
Coding sequences within:
- the LOC133711355 gene encoding F-box/LRR-repeat protein At4g14103-like, whose protein sequence is MDSKSKRPDGAKDRISQLPDHILVHILSYIPTVYSVRTTVLSKRWNNLWTFVPTLDLDQQDYSKEHGHRTRNSFDKFAKFVDGALSLHNSSTIRKFRLHIERHIQLGEEGVSRIRDWICTAMRHEVCELDLSFCPYQWREKIELNLPRRVFLCKTLEVLKLHSNCINYPPTKPGYFPSLKFAKVTAEYGDHSSMGELFCNCPVLEELSIDVHLMEKDVQIWISAPELKTLRTRFLVYDDERKAKGISINAPKLENLFVYGSDLTRYVLRNAKPLVKANIELKDLEANLSPELLNRATALLAGVSSVEYLYISGPNYVACSLPNFCNLKQLKLILFGCSYLEYVMELLKRSPKLEDLVLDIDVRSWYHEEYVEGYEPFKPPEIVPICVVSHLKTVSITHITGHDDQLGVVKYLLKYGQVLRNMTIFTCGALLFKTRHITEENFQRKILKYHKSSNTCEVEVKYENKGVVSFDCSDCSSTILYVDRR